A window of Amycolatopsis australiensis contains these coding sequences:
- a CDS encoding TetR/AcrR family transcriptional regulator produces MKRRAILDAARELFVRQGVDRVSMDAVAAHAKVSKATVYDYFGDKRRLFLAILAAATESLNALTERAIAAHLADDAEITTRDRLEEAFIGFSVELGTTMIASAEYAAAFALVAQQRWHSPGTSDEVSTRAPQAALAERIAHFAEAGLLEASDVTMAAAHLAALTILLAYDDQPNAANVDLGRIRHIMTEGVRTFMRAYAKPQ; encoded by the coding sequence GTGAAGCGGCGGGCGATCCTCGACGCGGCACGCGAATTGTTCGTCCGGCAGGGAGTCGACCGGGTGAGCATGGACGCCGTGGCCGCGCACGCCAAGGTCTCGAAGGCCACGGTGTACGACTACTTCGGCGACAAACGCCGCCTCTTCCTCGCGATCTTGGCCGCCGCGACGGAGTCCCTGAACGCCCTCACGGAGCGAGCGATCGCAGCACACCTCGCCGACGACGCGGAGATCACCACGCGGGACCGGCTGGAAGAAGCGTTCATCGGGTTCTCCGTCGAACTCGGCACGACGATGATCGCGTCGGCCGAATACGCCGCCGCGTTCGCGCTCGTCGCGCAGCAACGGTGGCACTCCCCCGGAACGTCCGACGAGGTTTCCACCCGTGCGCCGCAAGCAGCACTGGCCGAACGCATCGCTCACTTCGCCGAAGCGGGGCTACTCGAGGCATCCGACGTCACCATGGCGGCCGCCCACCTGGCCGCGCTCACCATTCTGCTGGCCTACGACGACCAGCCCAACGCCGCGAACGTCGACCTCGGCCGGATACGGCACATCATGACCGAAGGTGTGCGCACCTTCATGCGAGCCTATGCGAAACCGCAGTAG
- a CDS encoding MFS transporter, translated as MTTPPSAAPLPGGAVEARTGSAWLILALVCACQFVVILDSSIVNVALPSVDRDLGFTPAGLAWVVNGYLLTFAGFMLLGGRAADLFGQRRILTAGLVLFSAASLVAGLAPLPQILVAARVAQGVGAALLAPATLAVINTSFTEGRPRARAFGAWSAAGGVGGMAGAVAGGALTAGLSWRWVFLINVPIGAMLIAAAMSALPRTRAAREETLDIAGAVTGTAGLAALIYGIMRSTDHGWASPTVLGPAVAGLLLLAAFTVVEARFATHPMLPLQLLRIRGVAVGSGMLLLFGGTAIAMWYFTSLFLQNVLGYGAFQAGLGQTPAAVTFMVIARSAAALLPRTGVRPLILAGSACFLAGFGWLALAQADSSYLTGILGPTLLIATGIGLTFPTLMAATTADVPGGDAGTIGGLAQTAGQAGGSLGLAVLATAATRTADGGSSPAALAAGYDRVFLIAAGFAVAIAAAGLLLPRHRRAATRRWRRRPPRAFPR; from the coding sequence GTGACCACCCCACCCTCCGCGGCTCCCCTGCCCGGCGGCGCTGTCGAAGCACGAACCGGATCCGCGTGGCTGATCCTGGCGCTGGTGTGCGCCTGCCAGTTCGTGGTGATCCTCGACTCCTCCATCGTGAACGTCGCCCTGCCCTCGGTCGACCGGGACCTCGGCTTCACTCCCGCCGGCCTGGCCTGGGTGGTGAACGGCTACCTGCTCACCTTCGCCGGCTTCATGCTGCTGGGTGGCCGCGCCGCCGACCTGTTCGGCCAGCGCCGGATCCTGACCGCCGGGCTGGTGCTGTTCAGTGCCGCGAGCCTGGTCGCCGGCCTGGCGCCCCTTCCGCAGATCCTGGTGGCGGCCCGCGTCGCACAAGGCGTCGGAGCCGCGCTGCTGGCCCCGGCGACACTGGCCGTGATCAACACCAGCTTCACCGAGGGCCGCCCGCGCGCCCGCGCGTTCGGCGCATGGTCGGCCGCAGGCGGTGTCGGCGGCATGGCGGGCGCGGTCGCCGGCGGCGCCCTCACCGCCGGCCTCTCCTGGCGGTGGGTCTTCCTGATCAACGTGCCGATCGGCGCGATGCTGATCGCAGCGGCCATGAGTGCGCTGCCCCGCACCCGAGCCGCCCGGGAAGAAACCCTCGACATCGCCGGCGCGGTCACCGGCACGGCCGGGCTGGCCGCGCTGATCTACGGGATCATGCGCAGCACCGACCACGGCTGGGCATCCCCGACGGTCCTCGGGCCCGCCGTGGCGGGCCTGCTCCTGCTGGCCGCCTTCACCGTGGTGGAAGCACGGTTCGCCACCCACCCGATGCTGCCCCTGCAACTGCTGCGCATCCGCGGCGTGGCCGTCGGCAGCGGCATGCTGCTGCTCTTCGGCGGGACCGCCATCGCGATGTGGTACTTCACCTCGTTGTTCCTGCAGAACGTCCTCGGATACGGCGCGTTCCAAGCCGGGCTCGGGCAAACCCCCGCGGCAGTGACGTTCATGGTGATCGCGCGATCGGCCGCCGCGCTGCTGCCCCGCACCGGCGTACGACCCCTGATCCTCGCCGGCAGCGCGTGCTTCCTGGCCGGGTTCGGCTGGCTCGCCCTGGCCCAGGCCGACAGCAGCTACCTCACCGGCATCCTCGGGCCCACCCTGCTCATCGCCACCGGCATCGGACTGACCTTCCCCACCCTCATGGCCGCCACCACCGCCGACGTCCCCGGCGGCGACGCGGGGACCATCGGCGGCCTGGCCCAGACCGCCGGCCAGGCAGGCGGATCGCTGGGCTTGGCGGTGCTCGCCACCGCCGCCACGCGGACGGCGGACGGCGGGAGTTCCCCGGCCGCCCTCGCCGCCGGCTACGACCGCGTCTTCCTCATCGCGGCCGGATTCGCGGTGGCCATCGCAGCGGCCGGCTTGCTGCTGCCACGGCACCGGCGCGCAGCGACCAGGAGATGGCGGCGCCGGCCTCCTCGTGCATTCCCGAGGTGA
- a CDS encoding MarR family winged helix-turn-helix transcriptional regulator, which yields MDFDQADAINQAVRMLSLRHRARTAELLAPLGLHPGQEALLLELARSGPMIQAQLSEALGVERPSVTLMARKLEAAGHIRRSCAPDDQRATVVELTDRGRALTDQVKQLWCALAQQTLAGLPAETVAGLPGLLKTLAGNVDTRRPHHRRDAG from the coding sequence GTGGACTTCGACCAAGCCGACGCCATCAATCAGGCCGTCCGCATGCTGAGCCTGCGCCACCGGGCCAGGACCGCCGAACTGCTGGCCCCGCTCGGTCTGCACCCCGGCCAGGAGGCCCTCCTGCTCGAACTCGCCCGGTCCGGCCCCATGATCCAGGCCCAGCTCAGCGAGGCGCTCGGCGTCGAGCGGCCCAGCGTCACACTGATGGCCCGCAAGCTCGAAGCGGCCGGTCACATCCGCCGCAGCTGCGCCCCTGACGACCAGCGCGCCACCGTCGTCGAACTCACCGACCGCGGCCGAGCCCTGACCGACCAGGTCAAGCAGCTGTGGTGCGCCCTGGCGCAGCAGACCCTCGCCGGCCTGCCTGCTGAAACGGTGGCCGGGCTACCTGGCCTCCTCAAGACCCTGGCCGGCAACGTCGACACCCGGCGGCCCCACCATCGCCGCGACGCCGGATGA
- the wrbA gene encoding NAD(P)H:quinone oxidoreductase, translating to MTAKVAVIYYSATGTVHALAQAVAEGAASTGAQVRLRRVAELAPQAAIDQNPQWREHAATTTSAEATMEDLAWADAFAFGTPTRFGTPAAQLKQFIDQAGGLWQEGGLAGKPVTAFTAAHNRHGGSEATILSLGNVFYHWGALIVPPGFTDPAVYAAGGNPYGVSAVTGPTGDDLKTAALDAARYQGQRLAQITIRLLTGSRVADTESGGNARAAALGTPRQTA from the coding sequence ATGACCGCGAAGGTCGCCGTCATCTACTACAGCGCCACGGGCACCGTGCACGCCCTTGCCCAAGCCGTCGCCGAGGGGGCCGCCTCGACCGGGGCCCAGGTGCGGCTGCGACGAGTCGCCGAACTGGCGCCCCAGGCCGCGATCGACCAGAACCCGCAGTGGCGGGAGCACGCCGCCACCACCACGAGCGCCGAGGCCACGATGGAGGACCTGGCGTGGGCTGACGCGTTCGCGTTCGGGACGCCGACCCGGTTCGGCACGCCGGCCGCGCAGCTCAAGCAGTTCATCGACCAGGCCGGCGGGCTGTGGCAGGAAGGCGGCCTGGCCGGCAAGCCGGTGACGGCCTTCACCGCGGCGCACAACCGGCACGGCGGCAGCGAGGCCACGATCCTCTCGCTGGGCAACGTGTTCTATCACTGGGGCGCGCTGATCGTCCCGCCCGGGTTCACCGACCCGGCCGTGTACGCGGCGGGCGGCAACCCCTACGGCGTCTCCGCCGTGACCGGCCCCACCGGAGACGACCTCAAGACCGCGGCCTTGGACGCGGCCCGCTACCAGGGCCAGCGGCTGGCCCAGATCACGATCAGGCTGCTGACCGGCAGCCGCGTCGCCGACACCGAGTCCGGCGGCAACGCCCGCGCGGCCGCGCTCGGAACGCCTCGCCAGACCGCGTGA
- a CDS encoding metalloregulator ArsR/SmtB family transcription factor, giving the protein MPEEPPVFVRLMADPVRWQLARALAVGDLRVRELVAAVGHPQNLVSYHLRQLRSAGLVTARRSSFDGRDSYYHLDLARCADAWAEAGTALHPGIGSPAGAAEPRAGRARVLFLCTGNSGRSPLAEALLRHRTRGAVEVTSAGSHPKPLHPDAVRAAAERGITLEHEPTHLDTLRRRRFDWVISLCDKVREVVPAFPGRPMTIHWSLPDPAREPDPGGDTFAAFARTAAELDTRIRFLPFTLTTDAEETRT; this is encoded by the coding sequence TTGCCCGAGGAACCGCCGGTGTTCGTGCGGCTGATGGCTGATCCGGTGCGTTGGCAGCTGGCACGTGCGCTGGCAGTCGGTGATCTGCGCGTCCGGGAGCTGGTAGCGGCGGTCGGGCACCCGCAGAACCTGGTGTCGTACCACCTGCGGCAGCTGCGGTCGGCCGGTTTGGTGACGGCTCGGCGCAGCAGCTTCGACGGCCGGGACAGCTACTACCACCTGGACCTCGCGCGATGCGCGGACGCATGGGCCGAAGCCGGAACCGCGCTGCACCCGGGGATCGGATCCCCGGCCGGGGCCGCCGAACCGCGCGCTGGCCGCGCGCGAGTACTGTTCCTCTGCACGGGCAACAGCGGCCGTTCCCCGCTGGCGGAGGCGTTGCTGCGGCACCGCACACGCGGTGCCGTCGAGGTGACCAGCGCCGGCAGCCACCCGAAACCCCTGCACCCCGACGCCGTGCGCGCGGCCGCCGAACGCGGGATCACCCTCGAGCACGAGCCGACGCACCTGGACACGCTGCGGCGACGGCGGTTCGACTGGGTGATCAGCCTGTGCGACAAGGTCCGCGAGGTCGTCCCCGCCTTTCCCGGGCGGCCGATGACGATCCACTGGAGCCTGCCCGACCCGGCACGGGAACCCGATCCCGGCGGCGACACCTTCGCCGCGTTCGCGCGCACCGCCGCCGAGCTGGACACCCGGATCCGGTTCCTTCCCTTCACCCTGACGACCGATGCGGAGGAGACCCGAACATGA
- a CDS encoding glycoside hydrolase family 88 protein, whose amino-acid sequence MTAGPHPDPATIATARKCMLARVDQTVAANLPGLPHYADVHTGEWTTTPDGDWTGGHFVGQLWLAAGRGGRHREAAREYSARLDGRENSPTIFRGFLFHYGAALGGHLLGDAAAWERAERGARGLAGSFDPVAGIMPLGTAAEEAHSVGDTETSIDAVGAVSALLAAVAERTGDHRMREAAVSHARRHIEICVRADGSVCQSGTVDPVTGELVRRYSHKGHSPSSTWARAQAWAMLAFTMSAHWLPGHPEFLDTAVTVADWWAAHVPEDLVTFWDFDDPAVPRTLKDTSATAIAAAALLKLAALLPDGGKYRELARRTVDALVTGHLRPVPDLPGDIAVLTTGCYDKLLGLATANELVWGDYYLAEALAVLDGDLDPLAV is encoded by the coding sequence ATGACCGCCGGACCGCACCCCGACCCCGCGACCATCGCGACCGCCCGCAAATGCATGCTCGCCCGGGTGGACCAGACGGTGGCGGCGAACCTGCCCGGGCTGCCGCACTACGCGGACGTGCACACCGGGGAGTGGACGACCACACCCGACGGGGACTGGACCGGCGGGCACTTCGTCGGACAGCTCTGGCTGGCGGCCGGCCGCGGCGGCCGCCATCGGGAAGCCGCCCGCGAGTACTCGGCCCGCCTGGACGGGCGCGAGAACTCGCCGACCATCTTCCGCGGGTTCCTCTTCCACTACGGCGCCGCGCTCGGCGGTCACCTGCTCGGCGACGCGGCCGCGTGGGAACGCGCCGAGCGCGGGGCGCGCGGGCTGGCCGGTTCGTTCGACCCCGTCGCCGGGATCATGCCCCTGGGGACGGCGGCCGAGGAGGCGCACAGCGTCGGGGACACGGAGACCAGCATCGACGCGGTGGGCGCCGTGTCGGCGCTGCTCGCCGCGGTCGCGGAGCGCACCGGTGACCACCGGATGCGCGAGGCCGCCGTCTCCCACGCCCGGCGGCACATCGAGATCTGCGTGCGGGCGGACGGTTCGGTGTGCCAGTCCGGCACGGTCGACCCGGTGACCGGGGAGCTCGTACGGCGGTACAGCCACAAGGGACACTCGCCGTCGAGCACCTGGGCGCGCGCCCAGGCGTGGGCGATGCTCGCTTTCACGATGTCGGCACACTGGTTGCCGGGACACCCCGAGTTCCTCGACACCGCCGTGACCGTCGCCGACTGGTGGGCGGCGCACGTGCCGGAGGACCTTGTCACCTTCTGGGACTTCGACGACCCCGCCGTCCCGCGCACGCTCAAGGACACCTCGGCGACCGCCATCGCGGCGGCCGCGCTGCTCAAGCTCGCCGCCCTGCTGCCGGACGGCGGGAAGTACCGCGAGCTGGCGCGGCGCACCGTCGACGCGCTGGTCACCGGTCACCTCCGGCCCGTACCGGACCTTCCCGGGGACATCGCCGTGCTCACCACCGGCTGCTACGACAAGCTGCTCGGCCTGGCCACGGCGAACGAGCTGGTCTGGGGCGACTACTACCTCGCCGAAGCGCTGGCCGTGCTCGACGGCGACCTCGACCCCCTGGCGGTCTGA
- a CDS encoding tautomerase family protein has product MPMLDVYIPDGALQPGAEAALVNRITEILVRNEGFDPADPVSRSVSWLWLHRPAGIYVGGEPADAPRYKVVPSVPEGQLDEQKRARVIAEVTEAILDAENGAWPRDAGRIWVFPTEIPEGHWGGWGQIRPLATILARLTGDDTKRARTLARERIAATRAEHARLP; this is encoded by the coding sequence ATGCCTATGCTCGACGTGTACATTCCCGACGGCGCGCTTCAGCCGGGCGCCGAGGCTGCGCTGGTGAACCGCATCACCGAGATCCTCGTCCGCAACGAGGGATTCGACCCCGCCGACCCAGTGAGCCGTTCCGTCTCCTGGCTCTGGCTGCACCGACCGGCCGGCATCTACGTCGGCGGAGAACCCGCGGACGCACCTCGTTACAAGGTCGTCCCGTCCGTCCCCGAGGGCCAGCTCGACGAGCAGAAGCGTGCGAGAGTCATCGCCGAGGTCACCGAGGCGATCCTCGACGCGGAGAACGGCGCCTGGCCGCGCGACGCCGGCCGGATCTGGGTATTCCCCACCGAGATCCCCGAAGGTCACTGGGGCGGCTGGGGCCAGATCAGGCCGCTCGCAACGATCCTCGCCCGACTCACCGGCGACGACACCAAGCGGGCCCGCACACTCGCGCGTGAGCGGATCGCTGCCACCCGAGCCGAACACGCCCGTCTGCCCTGA
- a CDS encoding transposase, with translation MVREHELTDEQWRVIQPLLPVPGAKRWRWSRTGILSALVAQAQVPAEAIGELDRGVSVDSSIVRAHQHAAGEPGDHAIGRSRGGLTTKIHLARDGHGRPLSVALTGGNVNDCTQFTTVMAGVDPAGPHPDAPYSLIIDGELFDAPPWSRTHRRVSRIGWEPVCGFTTDQARMFTVDADLTQPIPSTPPARGRGPGLPNRNPGITAAASMSPPGQHPTATGRRGGNLRPHRTRLRPAAGRP, from the coding sequence GTGGTGCGTGAGCATGAGCTGACCGACGAGCAGTGGCGGGTTATCCAGCCGTTGCTTCCGGTGCCTGGTGCGAAGAGGTGGCGTTGGTCGCGCACCGGCATCCTGTCCGCGCTGGTGGCACAGGCGCAGGTGCCGGCCGAAGCGATCGGCGAACTCGACCGGGGAGTGTCGGTCGATTCCAGCATCGTGCGGGCGCATCAGCACGCCGCTGGCGAGCCAGGTGATCATGCCATCGGCCGGTCCCGGGGCGGACTCACCACCAAGATCCACCTGGCCCGCGACGGCCACGGGCGGCCTCTGTCAGTCGCGCTGACCGGCGGCAACGTCAACGACTGCACCCAGTTCACCACGGTCATGGCCGGTGTCGACCCTGCTGGGCCCCACCCGGACGCCCCGTACTCGCTGATCATCGACGGCGAACTGTTCGACGCTCCGCCGTGGAGCCGCACGCATCGGCGCGTCTCCCGCATCGGCTGGGAACCCGTCTGCGGGTTCACCACGGACCAGGCCCGGATGTTCACCGTCGACGCCGACCTGACGCAGCCGATCCCATCGACACCGCCCGCGCGCGGCCGCGGTCCGGGACTACCGAACCGGAACCCCGGCATCACTGCCGCGGCCTCGATGTCCCCTCCAGGTCAACACCCCACAGCCACTGGCCGCCGTGGAGGAAACCTTCGACCTCATCGAACACGGCTTCGCCCCGCAGCGGGCCGGCCTTGA
- a CDS encoding winged helix-turn-helix transcriptional regulator yields MEMRRIDPANCSVARALSVVGERWSLLIVREALDGARRFGEFHSRLGIARNLLATRLETLVAAGVMRRVPYREPGDRQRFAYELTEQGRALRPTLVALLEWGDTYLADPQGPSVIVRHRPVDDAGFCDEPVKVVLECAAGHSHLAPEDVCRTPGPGARFVESS; encoded by the coding sequence ATGGAGATGCGGCGAATCGACCCAGCCAACTGCTCGGTGGCGCGCGCCCTCTCGGTGGTGGGGGAGCGCTGGTCGCTGCTGATCGTTCGTGAAGCGCTGGACGGCGCGCGCCGGTTCGGAGAGTTCCACTCCCGCCTCGGGATCGCCAGAAACCTCCTGGCGACTCGGCTCGAGACCTTGGTGGCCGCAGGAGTGATGCGCCGCGTGCCCTATCGGGAGCCCGGGGATCGGCAGCGCTTCGCCTACGAGCTCACCGAGCAAGGCCGGGCGTTGCGGCCCACGCTTGTGGCGCTCCTGGAATGGGGTGACACGTACCTCGCCGACCCGCAGGGCCCGTCGGTCATCGTCCGGCACCGGCCCGTCGACGATGCCGGCTTCTGCGACGAACCGGTCAAGGTCGTCCTCGAGTGCGCTGCGGGGCACAGCCACCTCGCCCCGGAAGACGTCTGCCGCACGCCCGGGCCGGGCGCGCGCTTCGTGGAGAGCTCCTGA
- a CDS encoding FAD-dependent oxidoreductase encodes MSHSASAGAFTDVLVIGAGPTGLTLACDLARRGVDVRVIERFDRPSVASRGKGLQPRSLEILDDLGVAGEILARGATKLPVRMIDADGSVVDREPIATPVPDPSMTPYPELLWIAEFDVEGPLRDRLALDGVHVEFATTATALEQHDDHVLVHVNSARGPASIRARWVVGADGGKSTVRHCLGLPFEGFTMDDYWYLGDLRLDGLDHSLQYIFPTAEGMIGLTPLPTTDLWQWQSTIKAGAELREPSLPLYQRLLDEHLGAGRVTLTDATWLSLYRANVRLVPRYRVGRVLLAGDAAHAHSPAGAQGMNTGIQDSWNLAWKLGAVLSGADASLLDTYEEERRPVAAAVLRLSTTRMRKFVATAADGADGVNKGLASMGGEVTTGLAIGYPASSLSLDGRRAERAPYAAGLRGPGFAGSTFDLFRGPHWTILVFSDRADSTKSFAGLPADVHVHRIGTGAIHDSRGAAAARFDTGPETVVLVRPDGYIAARAPLGETAQVRAHVQRLTERQSVAA; translated from the coding sequence ATGTCCCACTCCGCTTCCGCTGGCGCGTTCACCGACGTGCTCGTCATCGGCGCCGGCCCGACCGGCCTGACACTCGCGTGCGACCTCGCCCGCCGCGGCGTCGACGTCCGCGTGATCGAGCGCTTCGACCGGCCCAGCGTCGCCTCGCGCGGGAAGGGGCTGCAGCCGCGCAGTCTCGAAATCCTCGACGACCTCGGCGTGGCCGGCGAGATCCTGGCTCGCGGCGCCACGAAGCTGCCGGTCCGCATGATCGACGCCGACGGGTCTGTCGTCGATCGCGAGCCGATCGCCACACCAGTTCCCGATCCGAGCATGACCCCGTACCCGGAGCTGCTGTGGATCGCCGAGTTCGACGTCGAGGGGCCGCTGCGCGATCGCCTCGCGCTCGACGGTGTGCACGTCGAGTTCGCCACCACGGCCACCGCCCTCGAACAGCACGACGACCACGTTCTCGTCCACGTGAACAGCGCTCGGGGGCCGGCGAGCATCCGCGCCCGCTGGGTCGTCGGCGCGGACGGTGGCAAGAGCACCGTCCGGCACTGCCTGGGCCTGCCCTTCGAGGGGTTCACCATGGACGACTACTGGTACCTCGGAGATCTCCGGCTGGACGGGCTCGACCACAGCCTTCAGTACATCTTTCCCACGGCCGAGGGGATGATCGGCCTCACGCCACTGCCCACGACCGACCTCTGGCAGTGGCAGTCGACCATCAAGGCCGGCGCCGAACTCCGAGAACCCTCGCTGCCGCTGTACCAACGGCTGCTGGACGAACACCTCGGCGCCGGCCGTGTCACCCTCACCGACGCGACGTGGCTGTCCCTCTACCGCGCCAACGTCCGTCTCGTACCTCGTTACCGCGTCGGACGGGTGTTGCTGGCCGGAGATGCCGCGCACGCGCACTCACCCGCCGGCGCCCAGGGCATGAACACCGGGATCCAGGACAGCTGGAACCTCGCGTGGAAGCTCGGCGCGGTGCTCTCCGGCGCGGACGCGTCGCTGCTCGACACCTACGAGGAGGAACGCCGGCCTGTCGCTGCCGCCGTGCTGCGGCTGAGCACCACGAGGATGCGCAAGTTCGTGGCCACGGCCGCCGACGGAGCCGACGGCGTGAATAAAGGACTTGCGAGCATGGGCGGTGAGGTCACGACCGGCCTCGCCATCGGCTACCCGGCGAGTTCCCTGTCCCTCGACGGCAGGCGAGCCGAGCGCGCCCCGTATGCGGCGGGCCTTCGCGGCCCGGGATTCGCCGGCAGCACGTTCGACCTGTTCCGCGGGCCCCACTGGACGATCCTCGTGTTCAGCGATCGCGCGGACAGCACGAAGTCGTTTGCCGGCCTACCCGCCGACGTGCATGTCCATCGGATCGGCACCGGGGCGATCCACGACTCCCGGGGCGCGGCCGCGGCCCGGTTCGACACCGGGCCCGAGACGGTGGTTCTGGTGCGTCCCGACGGCTACATCGCGGCGCGAGCGCCACTCGGCGAAACTGCCCAGGTCCGTGCCCACGTCCAGCGGCTGACCGAACGCCAGTCCGTAGCCGCATAG
- a CDS encoding VOC family protein, producing the protein MTADPDALVSVRYLVDDVDAALAFYTGHLGFEVRTHFPPAFADVTRGNLRLLLSGPTSSAGRALPGGAQPAPGGWNRIHLIVEDIDAEVARLRSAGVAFRSEVISGPGGRQIVLDDPAGNPVELFQPRS; encoded by the coding sequence ATGACTGCCGATCCGGACGCGCTGGTGAGCGTGCGGTACCTCGTCGACGACGTCGACGCCGCGCTCGCCTTCTACACCGGGCACCTCGGGTTCGAGGTGCGGACGCACTTCCCGCCGGCGTTCGCCGACGTCACCCGCGGCAACCTCCGGCTGTTGCTGAGCGGGCCCACCAGCTCGGCCGGGCGGGCGCTGCCGGGCGGGGCCCAGCCCGCGCCGGGTGGCTGGAACCGCATTCACCTGATCGTCGAGGACATCGACGCCGAGGTGGCACGGCTGCGCTCGGCCGGGGTCGCGTTCCGCAGCGAGGTCATCAGCGGCCCCGGCGGGCGCCAGATCGTGCTCGACGACCCGGCCGGCAACCCGGTCGAGCTGTTCCAGCCCCGAAGCTGA
- a CDS encoding CaiB/BaiF CoA transferase family protein — MSRALDGVRVVELCEIMQGPLAGQTLGDLGADVVKVERGERGDAMRVLDREAVGTGRMSSYFVALNRNKRSVALDLKTAGGMEILHRLLAEADVLVHNYRPHAIRRLGLSYEDISAQYPRLVYASASGFGVTGPWAHKPGQDMLAQTVSGLATAVGDPGLTSYLNPTAQVDYASGMGLVQGVLAALLERERTGRGQEVRVNLLDTAVAMQMLEAAAHSMYAHPLNWVTQWYGGTFATADGVVTVLGLFRDNAVRLICDALEVPDLSLRPELATSELQARNRDLVNEVVAPVVARLSTEEALRRFERVDLLCAPQLTLAEVLRHPQLAANELLVEVDVPGQDPARVVGYPVRLSRSPAEVRRAVPRVGEHTAEVLAELGYPPEQIAEFARQGAVRADHVVQEEIHR; from the coding sequence ATGAGCCGCGCGCTGGACGGCGTCCGGGTGGTGGAGCTCTGCGAGATCATGCAGGGACCGCTCGCCGGTCAGACGCTGGGTGATCTCGGCGCGGACGTGGTGAAGGTCGAACGGGGCGAGCGGGGCGACGCGATGCGCGTCCTCGACCGGGAAGCGGTCGGAACCGGCCGGATGTCGTCGTACTTCGTGGCGTTGAACCGGAACAAGCGCAGCGTCGCCCTCGACCTGAAAACGGCCGGGGGGATGGAAATCCTGCACCGGCTCCTCGCCGAGGCGGACGTGCTGGTGCACAACTACCGGCCGCACGCCATCCGCAGGCTGGGACTGTCCTATGAGGACATCTCGGCGCAGTACCCGCGGCTGGTGTACGCCAGCGCCTCCGGCTTCGGCGTCACCGGGCCCTGGGCGCACAAGCCCGGGCAGGACATGCTCGCCCAGACCGTCAGCGGGCTCGCCACGGCGGTGGGCGACCCGGGGCTGACGTCGTACCTGAACCCCACCGCCCAGGTGGATTACGCCTCGGGCATGGGACTGGTGCAGGGCGTCCTCGCCGCCCTGCTCGAGCGGGAGCGCACCGGGCGCGGGCAGGAGGTGCGCGTCAACCTGCTCGACACGGCCGTGGCCATGCAGATGCTGGAGGCGGCGGCGCACAGCATGTACGCGCACCCGCTGAACTGGGTCACGCAGTGGTACGGCGGCACCTTCGCCACGGCGGACGGCGTGGTCACCGTCCTCGGACTGTTCCGGGACAACGCAGTCCGGCTGATCTGCGACGCCCTGGAGGTACCGGACCTGAGCCTGCGCCCCGAACTGGCGACGAGCGAACTGCAGGCGAGGAACAGGGATCTCGTCAACGAGGTCGTCGCCCCGGTCGTCGCCCGGCTGAGCACCGAGGAGGCACTCCGCCGCTTCGAGCGGGTCGACCTGCTCTGCGCGCCGCAGCTCACGCTCGCCGAGGTGCTGCGGCACCCGCAGCTCGCCGCCAACGAACTGCTCGTCGAGGTGGACGTCCCGGGCCAGGACCCGGCACGCGTCGTCGGCTACCCCGTGCGGCTGTCCCGGAGCCCCGCGGAGGTCCGCCGGGCGGTCCCGCGGGTGGGGGAGCACACCGCCGAAGTCCTCGCCGAACTCGGCTACCCGCCGGAGCAGATCGCGGAGTTCGCCAGGCAGGGCGCCGTCCGCGCCGACCACGTCGTGCAGGAGGAGATCCACCGATGA